The Zingiber officinale cultivar Zhangliang chromosome 9A, Zo_v1.1, whole genome shotgun sequence genome window below encodes:
- the LOC122019711 gene encoding uncharacterized protein LOC122019711 isoform X1: MGKERVGAISANFGGCEFWAIVIPARELGRGKSVRAIPAKELERGKAYARFRRRSSRGARRARDSGEGAQDSVDSGCGLAVLLRFKIKFVYYFPLVGLKLSEC; the protein is encoded by the exons ATGGGAAAGGAGAGGGTGGGCGCGATTTCTGCGAATTTTGGAGGTTGCGAGTTTTGGGCGATTGTCATTCCGGCGAGGGAGCTCGGGAGAGGCAAGAGCGTGCGCGCGATTCCGGCGAAGGAGCTCGAGAGGGGCAAGGCGTACGCGCGATTCCGGCGAAGGAGCTCGAGAGGGGCAAGGCGTGCGCGCGATTCCGGCGAAGGAGCTCAGGATAG TGTTGATTCCGGTTGTGGATTGGCAGTATTGCTGAGGTTCAAGATCAAATTCGTGTATTATTTTCCTTTGGTTGGATTGAAGTTGAGTGAATGTTGA
- the LOC122019711 gene encoding uncharacterized protein LOC122019711 isoform X2: MGKERVGAISANFGGCEFWAIVIPARELGRGKSVRAIPAKELERGKAYARFRRRSSRGARRARDSGEGAQDRQC, encoded by the exons ATGGGAAAGGAGAGGGTGGGCGCGATTTCTGCGAATTTTGGAGGTTGCGAGTTTTGGGCGATTGTCATTCCGGCGAGGGAGCTCGGGAGAGGCAAGAGCGTGCGCGCGATTCCGGCGAAGGAGCTCGAGAGGGGCAAGGCGTACGCGCGATTCCGGCGAAGGAGCTCGAGAGGGGCAAGGCGTGCGCGCGATTCCGGCGAAGGAGCTCAGGATAGGCAA TGTTGA